The Propionibacterium freudenreichii subsp. freudenreichii genome contains a region encoding:
- a CDS encoding bifunctional phosphopantothenoylcysteine decarboxylase/phosphopantothenate synthase, whose amino-acid sequence MTSASSTHSRERHILLGVTGSIAAFKAAQLASDWVKQGHQVRVLMTAAAAQFVSPLTFQSLTHQSVRIAMFDDSGASQTATDDGMHVGITHIDDAKWADVFVIAPASADVIARTAAGMANDHLTATLLAATCPVVLAPAMNTRMYDNPVTQRNMTTCRQLGMSFVEPSSGLLACEDVGKGRLAELSDIEWAVDEALEGMSAPRFDADVAGPGRSGAARAEAPRPTSDVESAGATPSDAGSSDAGPIDAAVIDAAMADAEPSTTLVVPDSVTSDVVVPDAGAMPPLRAGGPAGGAEGLLSGVRVLITAGPTREPIDPVRFLSNHSSGRMGYALASAAHDLGAAVTLVSGPVSLPEPAGVTMVQVQTAAEMFDAVTARFEQADLVVMAAAVADFAVAAQADQKIKKRGRRALTLQLEATPDILAWCGEHRHPGQVLCGFAMETTELVAHATEKLARKGADMIVANSLTTPGAGFGTDTNVVTILTATDGEPHRDDLPMMTKRELAGQILARMAALRVSA is encoded by the coding sequence ATGACATCTGCCTCATCCACCCATTCGCGTGAGCGTCACATCCTGCTGGGGGTGACGGGCAGCATCGCTGCTTTCAAGGCCGCCCAATTGGCGTCTGACTGGGTGAAACAGGGCCATCAGGTGCGCGTGCTGATGACCGCTGCCGCCGCGCAGTTCGTGTCGCCGCTCACCTTCCAGTCGCTCACCCACCAGTCGGTGCGCATCGCGATGTTCGACGACTCGGGGGCCAGCCAGACCGCCACCGATGACGGCATGCATGTGGGAATCACCCACATTGACGATGCCAAATGGGCCGATGTGTTCGTGATCGCCCCCGCCAGTGCCGATGTGATCGCCCGCACCGCGGCCGGCATGGCCAACGACCACCTGACCGCCACCCTGCTGGCCGCCACCTGTCCCGTCGTGCTGGCGCCGGCGATGAACACGCGGATGTATGACAATCCGGTCACCCAACGCAATATGACCACCTGCCGCCAGCTGGGCATGAGCTTCGTCGAACCGTCGTCGGGCCTGCTGGCCTGCGAGGACGTCGGCAAGGGGCGGCTGGCCGAGTTGTCCGACATCGAGTGGGCCGTTGACGAGGCGCTCGAGGGCATGTCGGCACCGCGTTTCGATGCGGACGTCGCCGGGCCCGGTCGGTCCGGGGCGGCGCGTGCCGAGGCCCCGCGGCCCACATCTGATGTCGAATCGGCTGGTGCGACGCCGTCTGATGCGGGTTCGTCTGACGCTGGGCCGATCGATGCCGCGGTGATCGATGCGGCGATGGCGGACGCCGAGCCCTCCACCACCCTCGTCGTCCCGGATTCGGTGACCTCCGATGTGGTGGTCCCCGATGCCGGTGCGATGCCGCCGCTGCGCGCCGGAGGGCCGGCCGGTGGCGCCGAGGGGCTGCTGTCGGGGGTGCGCGTGCTGATCACCGCCGGGCCCACCCGCGAGCCGATCGATCCGGTGCGCTTCCTGAGTAACCATTCCAGTGGCCGCATGGGCTATGCGCTGGCCAGTGCCGCGCACGACCTGGGGGCGGCGGTGACGCTGGTGTCGGGGCCGGTGTCGTTGCCCGAGCCGGCCGGCGTCACGATGGTGCAGGTGCAGACCGCCGCCGAGATGTTCGACGCCGTGACCGCCCGCTTCGAACAGGCAGATTTGGTGGTGATGGCGGCTGCCGTCGCAGATTTTGCGGTTGCAGCGCAGGCTGACCAGAAGATCAAGAAGCGCGGGCGTCGAGCGCTGACCCTGCAGCTGGAGGCGACCCCCGACATCCTCGCCTGGTGTGGTGAGCATCGCCATCCCGGCCAGGTGCTGTGTGGCTTTGCGATGGAGACCACGGAGCTGGTGGCCCACGCCACCGAGAAGCTTGCCCGCAAGGGCGCCGACATGATCGTCGCGAATTCGCTCACCACGCCGGGGGCCGGTTTCGGCACCGACACCAACGTGGTCACCATCCTCACCGCCACCGACGGCGAGCCCCACCGCGACGACCTGCCGATGATGACCAAGCGCGAACTGGCCGGCCAGATCCTGGCCAGGATGGCGGCCCTGCGCGTCAGCGCGTAG
- the rpiB gene encoding ribose 5-phosphate isomerase B, whose amino-acid sequence MRIAMGSDHAGFELKEHLKGYLQDKGHDVIDVGTHSTESVDYPVYGAGAARKVAAGEADRAIVVCGTGLGIGMAAGKVPGIRCAIVSEVYSAQMSRLHNDANALALGARVIGTGVAEEIVDVWTTTDFLGGRHGRRVDMIEDPPALDA is encoded by the coding sequence ATGCGTATTGCGATGGGAAGTGACCATGCAGGTTTCGAGCTCAAGGAACACCTGAAGGGCTACCTGCAGGACAAGGGTCACGACGTGATTGATGTGGGCACCCACAGCACGGAGAGCGTCGACTACCCCGTGTATGGCGCCGGGGCGGCACGCAAGGTGGCCGCCGGTGAGGCCGATCGCGCGATCGTGGTGTGTGGCACCGGGTTGGGCATCGGCATGGCCGCCGGCAAGGTGCCCGGCATCCGCTGCGCCATCGTCTCCGAGGTGTACTCCGCGCAGATGTCGCGCCTGCACAATGACGCCAATGCGCTCGCGCTGGGTGCGCGGGTGATCGGCACCGGCGTGGCCGAGGAAATCGTCGACGTGTGGACCACCACCGACTTCCTGGGCGGACGCCACGGGCGTCGCGTCGACATGATCGAGGATCCGCCGGCGCTGGACGCGTAG
- a CDS encoding MalY/PatB family protein, translating into MDLQDFVEQYAVERKGTDSLKWDALGQRFGNAGLLPMWVADMEFKAPEAVIEALRTRVSHGAFGYTYVDDAYFEAFDDWAARHNEARVQRDWVRFSTGVVSSFYWMVNAFTQPGDAVLLATPVYYPMHNAVKDTGRKLVTTALQPDERGIYRYDMADMEQVITENSVKLFIMCSPHNPVGRVWTPEELVDVLELCRSHGVLVVSDEIHQDIILGERPFVAAQQVQDGAFTDNLITLNAASKTFNLAGLVHSHIIIPDKDLRARYDAWAKGYVQTETNIMGITATEAAWRHGQDWLDGLLAVVRRNEAEFRRRIGEVAPKAAIPPLEGTYLLWLDLREYVDRREVKKFIQDQCNLAVDYGEWFSPASRGFVRFNLATTPQIADEAISQLVEGLGTLDE; encoded by the coding sequence ATGGATCTGCAGGATTTCGTCGAGCAGTACGCCGTCGAGCGCAAGGGCACCGATTCACTCAAATGGGACGCCCTGGGCCAGCGCTTCGGCAATGCCGGCCTGTTGCCCATGTGGGTGGCCGACATGGAGTTCAAGGCCCCCGAGGCGGTGATCGAGGCGCTGCGGACGCGCGTCTCCCACGGTGCATTCGGCTACACCTATGTGGACGATGCGTACTTCGAGGCCTTCGACGACTGGGCGGCGCGGCACAATGAGGCCCGCGTGCAGCGTGACTGGGTGCGCTTCTCCACCGGCGTGGTGTCCAGCTTCTACTGGATGGTCAATGCCTTCACCCAGCCCGGCGATGCGGTGCTGCTGGCGACGCCGGTGTACTACCCGATGCACAATGCCGTGAAGGACACCGGACGCAAGCTGGTGACCACGGCGTTGCAGCCCGACGAGCGCGGCATCTACCGCTACGACATGGCCGACATGGAGCAGGTGATCACCGAGAATTCGGTGAAGCTGTTCATCATGTGCTCGCCGCACAATCCGGTGGGGCGCGTGTGGACGCCCGAAGAGCTGGTCGACGTGCTGGAGCTGTGCCGCAGCCATGGCGTGCTGGTCGTGTCCGATGAGATCCACCAGGACATCATCCTGGGCGAACGTCCGTTCGTGGCGGCCCAGCAGGTACAGGACGGCGCGTTCACCGACAACCTGATCACGCTGAATGCGGCGTCCAAGACGTTCAACCTGGCCGGGCTGGTGCACTCGCACATCATCATCCCCGACAAGGACCTGCGCGCCCGCTATGACGCGTGGGCGAAGGGATATGTGCAGACCGAGACCAACATCATGGGCATCACCGCCACCGAGGCCGCGTGGCGCCATGGCCAGGATTGGCTCGACGGGCTGCTGGCGGTGGTGCGTCGCAACGAGGCCGAGTTCCGCCGCCGCATCGGTGAGGTGGCGCCGAAGGCCGCGATCCCGCCGTTGGAGGGCACCTACCTGCTGTGGCTCGACCTGCGTGAGTATGTCGACCGTCGCGAGGTGAAGAAGTTCATCCAGGACCAGTGCAATCTTGCCGTTGACTACGGGGAATGGTTCAGCCCGGCGTCGCGGGGCTTCGTGCGGTTCAACCTGGCGACCACCCCGCAGATTGCCGACGAGGCGATCAGCCAGCTGGTGGAGGGCCTCGGCACGCTCGACGAGTGA
- a CDS encoding GntT/GntP/DsdX family permease: MLPVISGAAAIVVLILLIVKLKLHPFIALMISSIILGLVNGLGSTKSVSTFTKGFGDQLSVSGVVIGLGAIIGGLLVSSGGGTKIADIIIGKSKKALIPMAIGLVALIIELPNLFEVTFVLMVPIVFSVAKSLGKSPLYVAIPMAAGMMTAHGLLPPGPATIIGGTALGADLGMVTALGLIIAVPVFASGVWLFPKLMQKQYLTYAVNDGSEFDQSATAGEDRSPSLAAALTSVLLAPAMMVIGTLGDAVFPKSSIAWTVTHFMGNAVISLLIAALFSMVFLGLRLGMSGNKVLGLSKTSLKPIVNVLLIIGAGGGLKAMLEGVGLSKIIATTTAEWAIPMVLLAWLIAALFRIALGSGTVAVTAAAGIVAPMLAQSDSVHKAMMVLAICTGSMIFSHVNDGAFWLFQEYFGMTVPQTLKTWSLLVTIQSVVGLLGLLAMEGVISLV, from the coding sequence ATGCTCCCCGTCATCAGTGGGGCTGCGGCGATCGTTGTTCTGATCCTCCTGATCGTCAAGCTCAAGCTGCATCCCTTCATTGCCCTCATGATTTCGTCCATCATCCTTGGACTCGTGAACGGGTTGGGCTCCACCAAGAGCGTCAGCACGTTCACCAAGGGCTTCGGCGATCAGCTGTCGGTCTCCGGTGTCGTGATCGGCCTGGGCGCCATCATCGGCGGCCTGCTGGTCAGCAGCGGAGGCGGAACCAAGATCGCCGACATCATCATCGGGAAGAGCAAGAAGGCCCTCATCCCGATGGCGATCGGCCTTGTCGCCCTGATCATCGAGCTCCCGAACCTGTTCGAGGTCACCTTCGTCCTCATGGTGCCGATTGTCTTCTCGGTCGCGAAGAGCCTGGGCAAGAGCCCCCTCTACGTCGCCATCCCCATGGCAGCCGGCATGATGACCGCCCATGGACTCCTGCCACCCGGCCCCGCCACCATCATCGGTGGCACCGCGCTGGGAGCCGATCTGGGGATGGTCACGGCACTGGGCCTGATCATTGCGGTGCCGGTCTTTGCCAGCGGCGTCTGGTTGTTCCCCAAGCTGATGCAGAAGCAATACCTCACCTACGCAGTGAACGACGGGTCGGAGTTCGACCAGTCGGCAACCGCGGGCGAGGACCGGTCGCCCTCCCTGGCGGCGGCCCTGACCTCTGTGCTGCTGGCTCCGGCGATGATGGTCATCGGGACCCTGGGCGACGCCGTGTTCCCCAAGTCGTCGATCGCGTGGACGGTGACCCATTTCATGGGGAATGCGGTGATCTCGCTCCTGATCGCGGCGCTGTTCTCGATGGTCTTCCTGGGCCTGCGGCTCGGGATGAGCGGGAACAAGGTGCTGGGCCTCAGCAAGACGAGCCTCAAGCCGATCGTCAACGTGCTGCTCATCATCGGCGCAGGCGGCGGGCTGAAGGCCATGCTCGAGGGTGTCGGCCTGAGCAAGATCATTGCGACGACAACTGCCGAGTGGGCCATCCCCATGGTGCTGCTTGCGTGGCTCATCGCCGCCCTGTTCCGTATCGCGCTCGGGTCGGGGACTGTGGCGGTGACGGCCGCCGCCGGCATCGTGGCACCCATGCTGGCCCAATCCGACAGCGTGCACAAGGCGATGATGGTGCTTGCAATCTGCACCGGGTCGATGATCTTCTCGCATGTCAATGACGGCGCCTTCTGGCTCTTCCAGGAGTACTTCGGAATGACCGTCCCCCAGACGCTCAAGACGTGGAGCCTCCTGGTCACGATCCAATCGGTTGTGGGCCTGCTCGGGCTGCTTGCCATGGAAGGCGTCATCTCACTTGTGTGA
- a CDS encoding sugar phosphate isomerase/epimerase family protein has translation MLNAEEWPIACKVNFGPTTELGEPVASAPAKVWREQLAQVADLGFKYIDPMDDWVPLADLDAGRFAQFRQVLTDTHLSVAAISIGRHSIVDVDRGRENLQTIHRTIDRAAELGASVVDLGFMQALTPAQRGALWFWLAEGHHDDPTLRPLAIERVRELADHAERRGIELSLEMYEDTFLGTPQDAVRFINDVDHPAVGLNPDIGNLVRLHRPMPSAREMYSQVLPYANYWHIKNYIRDEDPMTGSYMSAPAPLKYGVINYREIIRMAIRLGFRGAFMTEQYGGDWLGVGAENADYIRQVIRSA, from the coding sequence ATGCTCAATGCAGAAGAATGGCCCATTGCGTGCAAGGTCAACTTTGGACCCACCACGGAACTGGGTGAACCCGTCGCCAGTGCCCCGGCGAAGGTGTGGCGCGAGCAGCTCGCCCAGGTGGCCGACCTCGGATTCAAGTACATCGACCCGATGGATGACTGGGTGCCCTTGGCTGATCTGGACGCCGGCCGGTTTGCCCAGTTCCGGCAAGTGCTCACCGACACGCATCTGAGCGTTGCGGCCATCTCAATCGGCCGTCACAGCATCGTTGACGTGGATCGGGGCAGGGAGAACCTGCAAACCATCCACCGGACGATCGACAGGGCCGCTGAGCTGGGGGCGTCGGTGGTTGACCTGGGGTTCATGCAGGCACTGACGCCGGCCCAACGAGGGGCACTGTGGTTCTGGCTTGCCGAGGGCCACCATGATGACCCGACGCTTCGTCCGTTGGCCATCGAACGCGTTCGGGAGCTTGCCGACCACGCGGAGCGCCGGGGGATCGAGCTGAGCCTCGAGATGTATGAGGACACATTCCTGGGGACACCCCAGGATGCGGTCCGGTTCATCAACGACGTTGACCATCCTGCGGTGGGGCTCAATCCTGACATCGGAAACCTCGTGCGGCTGCACCGCCCGATGCCGAGTGCCCGCGAGATGTACAGCCAGGTCCTTCCCTATGCGAACTATTGGCATATCAAGAATTACATCCGCGACGAGGACCCGATGACGGGCTCATACATGTCGGCGCCCGCTCCCCTGAAGTACGGAGTGATCAATTACCGCGAGATCATCCGAATGGCGATACGTCTCGGTTTCAGGGGTGCCTTCATGACTGAACAGTACGGAGGGGACTGGCTCGGCGTGGGGGCGGAGAATGCCGACTACATCAGGCAGGTGATCCGATCAGCGTGA
- a CDS encoding 4-hydroxythreonine-4-phosphate dehydrogenase PdxA, translating into MSTIPRIAMTIGDPSGVGPEIAVKILSKPENRDKALVSLLASPEEVESLAAEFKVSVPLSDVAKQGYVQAIGTTYDGPAAKRGVASIAGGTRAMLDLERALELFKQDQADAILFESLNKSALHNAGMHEQDELRWFARILGYDGFTSELNFIPGLTTSRVTSHVAIKDVAAGINARSVHDAITLLNRVIQGTGIERPKLAVCALNPHAGESGQFGREEIDHIAPGIRLAQDEGVDAKGPFPCDTIFIKARAGEYDGVVTMFHDQGQIAMKLIGFDEGVTVQGGLPVPIATPAHGTAYEIVGQGIANDTPSQRAFDIATGLGRQTQEARVAAGNEQE; encoded by the coding sequence ATGAGCACCATTCCCCGCATTGCAATGACAATCGGTGACCCCTCGGGAGTTGGCCCGGAGATCGCAGTCAAGATCCTCAGCAAGCCTGAAAACCGCGACAAGGCGCTCGTCTCGCTGCTGGCCTCTCCCGAGGAGGTGGAGTCGCTCGCCGCGGAATTCAAGGTCTCCGTGCCGCTCTCGGACGTTGCCAAGCAGGGCTATGTGCAGGCCATTGGGACGACCTACGACGGTCCCGCAGCCAAGCGCGGCGTCGCATCGATCGCCGGCGGAACCAGGGCGATGCTCGACCTTGAGCGTGCCCTTGAGCTGTTCAAGCAGGACCAGGCCGATGCGATCCTCTTCGAGTCGTTGAACAAGAGTGCCCTGCACAATGCCGGCATGCACGAGCAGGATGAACTGCGCTGGTTTGCCCGGATCCTCGGCTACGACGGCTTCACCTCGGAACTCAACTTCATCCCCGGGCTCACCACGTCCCGGGTGACCTCCCACGTGGCCATCAAGGACGTCGCCGCCGGCATCAACGCCCGCTCGGTGCATGACGCCATCACCCTCCTGAACCGCGTGATCCAGGGAACGGGCATCGAACGCCCGAAGCTTGCCGTGTGCGCCCTCAACCCCCATGCGGGTGAGTCCGGCCAGTTCGGGCGCGAGGAGATCGATCACATCGCACCCGGCATCAGGCTGGCACAGGACGAGGGCGTGGATGCCAAGGGGCCGTTCCCCTGCGACACCATCTTCATCAAGGCCCGCGCCGGCGAATACGACGGCGTTGTCACGATGTTCCACGACCAGGGCCAGATCGCGATGAAGCTCATCGGGTTTGACGAGGGCGTGACGGTGCAAGGCGGTCTCCCCGTTCCGATCGCGACGCCGGCGCACGGCACCGCCTATGAGATCGTCGGCCAGGGGATCGCCAACGACACCCCCAGCCAACGCGCCTTTGACATCGCAACCGGTCTGGGTCGTCAGACCCAGGAGGCACGCGTCGCCGCTGGCAACGAGCAGGAGTAA
- a CDS encoding oxidoreductase has translation MRTSILRETSTPTRPPTRSTRYTLVREEPENRMRFLTQIYRAMRDALGDDFPIGLKLNSSDGVEGGFSEQDALSVIETMAAMGLDLVEISGGTYTKPPVDVVDGVDPRRGTIFLLDFARRLQGRVDIPVALTGGFLAAPDMEEVLASGAADMIGIGRGLVVSPDLPNKILDGGSHETVSLPRVTTPVSAVDRALGSILVISWYEHQMCRLAEGKQVASSGDATVALMSTLRSHGLGALAPRRNSGRK, from the coding sequence GTGAGAACTTCCATCCTCAGGGAGACCTCGACCCCTACCCGGCCACCGACACGCTCAACCCGCTACACCCTCGTTCGTGAAGAGCCGGAAAACCGGATGCGCTTCCTGACGCAGATCTACCGGGCCATGCGCGATGCGCTGGGTGATGATTTCCCGATCGGACTGAAGCTGAACTCGTCCGATGGTGTGGAGGGTGGTTTTTCGGAACAGGACGCCTTGTCGGTGATCGAGACGATGGCGGCCATGGGGCTCGACCTCGTGGAGATTTCGGGGGGAACCTACACAAAGCCGCCGGTCGACGTTGTGGACGGTGTCGACCCTCGCCGTGGCACGATCTTCCTCCTCGATTTCGCCCGGCGCCTGCAGGGCAGGGTCGACATCCCTGTGGCTCTGACCGGTGGATTCCTGGCGGCCCCCGATATGGAGGAAGTCCTGGCCAGTGGGGCCGCTGACATGATCGGCATCGGTCGCGGTCTGGTGGTGAGTCCCGACCTGCCCAACAAGATTCTGGATGGGGGCAGTCATGAGACTGTCTCCTTGCCGCGCGTGACCACTCCGGTCTCGGCGGTTGATCGTGCGCTGGGCTCCATTCTCGTGATCAGTTGGTACGAACACCAGATGTGCCGACTTGCCGAGGGTAAGCAGGTCGCATCGAGTGGGGACGCCACGGTGGCGCTCATGAGTACGTTGAGGAGTCATGGTCTTGGCGCGCTGGCGCCACGGCGGAATTCGGGAAGGAAGTAG
- a CDS encoding ArsR/SmtB family transcription factor has product MTASHDDCALESLLILNQCIPLFETLKDPERQSILVRLIEHGPLTVNEVAESSSLSRPAVSHHLKILERNGLVSMTKEGTRRICRAETQTGLSLLKRLVSALEADLAEVPGVAH; this is encoded by the coding sequence ATGACTGCATCGCACGACGACTGTGCGCTCGAGAGCCTGCTGATCCTCAATCAGTGCATCCCGCTGTTTGAGACCCTGAAGGATCCTGAGCGGCAGTCGATTCTCGTGCGACTCATCGAGCACGGCCCGCTGACCGTCAATGAGGTGGCCGAGAGTTCCTCACTGTCGCGTCCCGCTGTGTCACACCATCTGAAGATTCTTGAGCGCAACGGATTGGTCTCCATGACGAAGGAGGGCACCCGCCGGATCTGTCGGGCGGAGACCCAGACCGGGCTCAGCCTGCTGAAGCGGCTCGTGTCGGCTCTGGAGGCCGATCTGGCTGAAGTCCCCGGCGTGGCACACTGA
- the alr gene encoding alanine racemase, with amino-acid sequence MLYTTHLEIDLDALRHNARAIKQLVGDRKVLVAVKADGYGHGAVPIARLFQREHLADWLGVATVSEAMALREGGVTLPILKLSHAFPEELPTAIDADIALTVVDEQSADEAAEAAKVVGKPVNVHLALDTGMRRIGAEPEHAVALARHIDEDALNLQGIFTHMPVSDTTQGYDFTVEELARFAKAVDDVQADRATRGLPAVPLVHAAASAGVLGHDLSGLTMVRPGIAIYGAYPDAQTPRTAALRPVVTMRSKVSFIKRIRAGETVSYGRTWTAPTDRWIATVPVGYADGFNRLNSNRGRMLINGRSFPVAGRVCMDQTMLDLGEADDHGVHRGDDVIIIGASGDEYISTDELAELAGTISYEVTAVIPPRVSRQYFDSAAE; translated from the coding sequence ATGCTCTACACCACTCATCTCGAGATCGACCTTGATGCACTGCGCCACAACGCCCGGGCCATCAAGCAGCTGGTGGGTGACCGCAAGGTGCTGGTGGCCGTGAAGGCCGATGGCTACGGCCACGGCGCGGTGCCCATCGCCCGCCTGTTCCAGCGCGAGCACCTGGCTGACTGGTTGGGCGTGGCCACCGTCTCGGAGGCGATGGCGCTGCGCGAGGGCGGCGTCACCCTGCCGATCCTGAAGCTGTCCCATGCGTTCCCCGAGGAACTGCCCACCGCCATCGACGCGGACATTGCGCTCACCGTGGTGGACGAGCAGAGCGCCGACGAGGCGGCCGAGGCCGCCAAGGTGGTGGGCAAGCCGGTGAACGTGCACCTGGCGCTCGACACCGGCATGCGCCGCATCGGCGCCGAACCCGAGCATGCGGTGGCGTTGGCCCGCCACATCGACGAGGACGCCCTCAACCTGCAGGGCATCTTCACCCATATGCCGGTGTCGGACACGACCCAGGGTTACGACTTCACCGTCGAGGAGCTGGCGCGCTTCGCGAAGGCCGTCGACGACGTCCAGGCCGATCGGGCAACCCGGGGCCTGCCGGCGGTACCCCTGGTGCACGCCGCGGCGTCGGCCGGCGTGCTGGGCCACGACCTGTCCGGGCTGACGATGGTGCGCCCCGGCATCGCGATCTACGGGGCCTATCCCGACGCGCAGACCCCGCGCACCGCCGCGCTGCGTCCGGTGGTGACGATGCGCTCGAAGGTGAGCTTCATCAAGCGCATCCGGGCCGGCGAGACGGTCAGCTACGGGCGCACGTGGACGGCGCCCACCGACCGCTGGATCGCCACCGTGCCGGTGGGCTATGCCGACGGCTTCAACCGGCTCAACTCGAACCGTGGCCGCATGCTCATCAACGGCCGCAGCTTCCCGGTGGCCGGACGCGTGTGCATGGACCAGACGATGCTTGACCTGGGCGAGGCCGACGACCACGGGGTGCACCGCGGCGACGATGTGATCATCATCGGCGCCAGCGGCGACGAGTACATCAGCACCGACGAGCTCGCGGAGCTGGCCGGAACCATCAGCTACGAGGTGACGGCGGTCATCCCGCCGCGCGTTTCGCGCCAGTACTTCGATTCCGCCGCCGAATAG
- a CDS encoding ISL3-like element ISPfr1 family transposase → MSHPTFTTPCLTTFCGLDELGLEAVGQRLDPDRAVIECRVVEPDRWCRECGCEGAPRDTVIRRLAHEPFGHRPTTLLIRVRRYKCCGCGRVWRQDTTAAAPVRAKISRGGLAWGLAGLVLDHLSVTRVAAGLGVSWSAANDAILAEGRRRLIDDPARFEGVTTIGVDEHVWRHTRHGDTYVTVIIDLTPVRDKTGPARLLDMVAGRSKAVFKTWLAARPKPWREGIEVVAMDGFTGFKTAAAEELPDAAPVMDPFHVIRLAGDALENCRRRVQHDVFGRRGMKGDPLYQARRTLLTGAGLLTDKQQARLDALFADDRHVEVEATWGIYQDMITAYRDKDRGLGRFFLAHTIDKISASVPEQLVEIRKLARTLTQRASDVLGYFDRPGTSNGPTEAINGRLEHLRGTALGFRNLSHYIARSLLEAGGFRPALHPRS, encoded by the coding sequence GTGTCACACCCTACTTTCACTACACCTTGCCTGACCACGTTCTGCGGTCTCGACGAGCTCGGCCTGGAGGCTGTCGGGCAGCGTCTGGACCCGGATCGGGCGGTGATCGAGTGCCGTGTCGTGGAGCCGGACCGGTGGTGCCGCGAGTGTGGATGCGAGGGCGCCCCGCGCGACACGGTGATCCGTCGGCTCGCGCATGAGCCATTCGGGCATCGGCCCACGACCCTGCTGATCCGGGTCCGGCGCTACAAATGCTGCGGGTGTGGGCGGGTCTGGCGGCAAGACACCACGGCCGCCGCGCCGGTACGGGCGAAGATCTCCCGCGGTGGGTTGGCGTGGGGGCTGGCGGGCTTGGTCCTCGATCATCTCTCGGTCACGCGTGTCGCGGCAGGGCTGGGGGTGTCCTGGTCCGCCGCGAACGACGCGATCCTCGCCGAGGGCCGCCGGCGGCTGATCGATGACCCGGCGCGGTTCGAGGGCGTGACCACGATCGGCGTCGACGAGCACGTGTGGCGACACACCCGCCACGGCGACACGTACGTGACCGTGATCATCGACCTGACCCCGGTGCGCGACAAGACCGGCCCGGCACGGCTGCTGGACATGGTCGCCGGACGCTCGAAAGCCGTGTTCAAGACCTGGCTCGCCGCCAGACCGAAGCCCTGGCGAGAGGGGATCGAGGTCGTCGCCATGGACGGATTCACCGGGTTCAAGACCGCCGCCGCCGAAGAACTGCCCGACGCGGCCCCGGTCATGGATCCGTTCCACGTGATCCGGCTCGCCGGTGACGCGCTGGAGAACTGCCGACGCCGGGTACAGCACGACGTCTTCGGCCGGCGGGGCATGAAGGGCGATCCGCTCTACCAGGCCAGACGGACCCTGCTCACCGGTGCCGGTCTGCTCACCGACAAGCAGCAGGCGCGGCTAGATGCCCTGTTCGCCGACGACAGGCACGTCGAGGTCGAAGCGACGTGGGGCATCTACCAAGACATGATCACCGCCTACCGGGACAAGGACCGCGGCCTGGGCAGATTCTTCCTCGCGCACACGATCGACAAGATCAGCGCCAGCGTCCCGGAGCAGCTCGTCGAGATCCGCAAACTCGCCCGCACCCTCACACAGCGCGCTTCGGACGTGCTCGGCTACTTCGACCGCCCCGGCACCAGCAACGGCCCCACCGAAGCGATCAACGGCCGACTCGAACACCTCCGCGGCACGGCCCTCGGCTTCCGCAACCTCAGCCACTACATCGCTCGGTCGCTGCTCGAAGCCGGCGGATTCAGACCCGCGCTACACCCTCGTTCGTGA